A region from the Fusarium musae strain F31 chromosome 1, whole genome shotgun sequence genome encodes:
- a CDS encoding hypothetical protein (EggNog:ENOG41~SMCOG1008:response regulator~antiSMASH:Cluster_1.4) — MSDTSAQTVPPPGGAEESWDHDAKYLLVDDNKVNMKVMKLHFDKLGLKYNIAWNGQEVVDLYKAHPEQCKLILLDISMPVMGGMEASLLIRQHERENNLQPVIIMGLMPDPTESETRRMIDEFGMNTTFKKPVRFEGLRELVDNWPV, encoded by the coding sequence ATGTCAGACACTTCGGCGCAAACAGTCCCCCCACCAGGAGGTGCTGAAGAATCATGGGATCACGACGCCAAGTACCTTTTGGTCGACGACAACAAAGTCAACATGAAAGTGATGAAGCTCCACTTCGATAAACTCGGTCTCAAATACAACATCGCATGGAACGGCCAAGAAGTCGTCGACCTGTACAAAGCGCACCCCGAACAATGTAAATTGATCTTGCTCGATATTTCTATGCCTGTCATGGGCGGCATGGAAGCTTCACTCCTTATAAGACAGCATGAGCGCGAGAACAATCTTCAGCCTGTTATCATCATGGGACTTATGCCAGACCCTACAGAGAGCGAGACTCGGCGAATGATTGATGAATTTGGAATGAACACCACGTTCAAGAAGCCGGTTAGATTCGAGGGTCTTCGGGAGCTTGTTGATAATTGGCCCGTTTGA
- a CDS encoding hypothetical protein (EggNog:ENOG41~antiSMASH:Cluster_1.4) encodes MFTLFPRLPPELRDQIWCHALSEPRQPGICQWKPGCWIPKYLTAEDHDWSDNDPDNIRLEFRYDKLGTPVHIPIVDVNQEARRVALAWAGDNNIRNRYRNGKYEFRRRMDKNTDTIYFPNNMIDDAEIEAADRGFEPDMINRNHTVATYITSLAVPARFMRIADEALYTWEWHESLEKIYVIVGKQPDGKGQWEIDTTRGASIFWTRDTGRFVPQLGADEFCSRDLLKTIVEDKMGLGAALMLFQGRSRQSFEIRITKAAICRGKEHKKDVWWVFEHSESKQQGLLTKLHKNISVKRWLTEE; translated from the exons ATGTTCACTCTTTTCCCCCGTCTACCGCCAGAACTTCGCGACCAAATCTGGTGCCACGCCCTATCAGAACCCCGCCAACCAGGAATATGCCAATGGAAGCCAGGCTGCTGGATCCCAAAATACCTTACAGCAGAAGACCACGATTGGTCCGACAACGATCCTGACAACATTCGCTTAGAGTTTCGCTACGATAAGTTAGGAACACCAGTTCATATACCCATCGTGGATGTCAACCAAGAGGCACGCCGTGTTGCACTAGCCTGGGCTGGCGATAACAACATCAGAAATCGATACAGAAACGGCAAATATGAGTTCAGGCGTAGGATGGACAAGAACACAGACACCATCTATTTTCCCAACAATATGATAGACGATGCTGAGATCGAGGCTGCCGATCGAGGCTTTGAACCAGATATGATCAATAGGAATCATACCGTGGCTACATACATCACAAGCTTGGCAGTGCCAGCAAGATTTATGCGAATCGCAGACGAAGCACTATATACCTGGGAATGGCACGAAAGTCTGGAAAAGATATACGTCATTGTTGGAAAACAACCCGATGGAAAGGGTCAATGGGAGATTGATACGACGAGAGGAGCGAGCATATTCTGGACGAGGGACACTGGCAGGTTTGTTCCTCAACTAGGAGCGGATGAGTTCTGCAGTCGGGACCTTCTAAAGACGATCGTGGAGGATAAGATGGGTCTTGGGGCTGCTCTCATGCTGTTTCAAGGACGGTCGAGACAGTCGTTTGAGATTCGT ATCACCAAAGCCGCCATCTGTCGCGGTAAAGAACATAAAAAAGATGTTTGGTGGGTGTTTGAGCACAGTGAATCGAAGCAACAAGGGCTTCTGACGAAGTTACACAAGAATATTTCTGTCAAGAGGTGGCTTACGGAGGAATAG
- a CDS encoding hypothetical protein (EggNog:ENOG41~antiSMASH:Cluster_1.4) — MAENIFVDARKGSLTSTKLEAYLASGVDINAQDPKTGFTPLGMAAKYGRLSVVNLLLEKNANPRAMSKPGMTPLYIAANGNGDRVSVVRTLLDKGAQVDETSPEVDNDTPLMVAITHSRDPVVVNMLINAGASLSVKNTKGHTAKELAEQSGNPAIQGAVSPPGQQMAGLPELINALVNFVLFILAYVNSGVINGIVKGVVSNLYHIGQPPPDQTLAQDLDNPTTIDDFKAGVEKYVEDSDLGQFFAPGNPYLQKVAEKAIELQNDPSNHLKEPEQMKGLVKLALYQPIFYCDDSGSMQANVLDADGKVVSTRMEAMRGLVQRMARIATRLVPDNSGAHLRFINSDDQGNDLTADQIDARIQFQPGGGTNIGTNLKKKVLEPLVFKKLDQDGKLDRPFLVLTITDGEPSPEPVDTFKKTIEECGRRLEQKDYPQESTMFLISQVGNDPHADKFLDSLSGDTAIDRVLFRSSERLHEKYAELRDNEGDLEEWLFNILMQPITG; from the exons ATGGCTGAAAATATTTTCGTGGACGCCCGAAAGGGCTCGCTGACTTCTACCAAGCTAGAAGCCTACCTCGCCAGCGGTGTTGACATCAACGCCCAAGACCCCAAGACTGGCTTCACGCCTCTGGGAATGGCAGCTAAGTATGGACGTCTCTCAGTCGTCAATCTTCTCCTCGAAAAGAATGCCAACCCCAGAGCTATGAGCAAGCCTGGAATGACCCCTCTGTACATCGCTGCCAACGGCAACGGCGACAGAGTCAGTGTTGTCAGGACACTTCTTGACAAGGGTGCTCAGGTCGATGAGACTAGCCCAGAAGTGGATAATGATACACCGTTGATGGTGGCCATTACTCACTCTAGAGACCCTGTTGTCGTGAACATGCTCATCAACGCTGGAGCGTCACTTTCGGTGAAGAACACTAAGGGTCATACGGCAAAGGAACTGGCTGAGCAGTCAGGTAATCCTGCGATTCAGGGTGCTGTCTCACCACCTGGGCAGCAGATGGCAGGCCTTCCTGAGTTGATCAATGCTTTGGTGAACTTTGTCTTGTTCATCTTGGCGTATGTGAACAGTGGCGTCATCAACGGCATCGTCAAAGGCGTGGTATCTAACTTGTACCATATTGGACAACCTCCGCCAGACCAGACTTTGGCTCAG GATTTGGATAATCCTACCACTATAGATGATTTCAAGGCGGGAGTCGAGAAGTATGTCGAGGACAGCGACCTCGGACAATTCTTCGCGCCTGGCAATCCTTACCTGCAAAAGGTTGCTGAAAAGGCAATTGAGTTACAGAATGACCCAAGCAATCACCTCAAAGAGCCTGAGCAGATGAAAGGCCTGGTTAAGCTCGCCTTGTATCAGCCAATCTTCTACTGCG ATGACAGTGGCTCAATGCAAGCCAACGTACTCGACGCTGACGGTAAAGTCGTCAGCACGAGAATGGAAGCTATGAGAGGTCTAGTCCAACGAATGGCTCGTATCGCAACACGTCTAGTCCCCGACAACTCAGGTGCCCATCTACGGTTCATCAACAGCGACGATCAGGGCAACGACCTCACTGCTGATCAGATAGATGCTCGTATACAGTTCCAACCTGGCGGTGGTACCAACATCGGCACAAACCTGAAGAAAAAGGTTTTGGAGCCGCTGgtcttcaagaagcttgaccaGGATGGCAAGTTGGACAGACCGTTCCTTGTTCTTACCATCACGGATGGTGAGCCTAGTCCTGAGCCCGTTGATACGTTCAAGAAGACTATTGAGGAGTGTGGACGACGGCTTGAGCAGAAGGATTATCCTCAGGAAT CAACAATGtttctcatcagccaagtCGGCAACGATCCGCATGCTGATAAGTTCCTCGACTCACTCTCAGGTGACACTGCAATCGACCGTGTTCTCTTCCGCAGTTCTG AGCGCCTACATGAGAAGTATGCTGAACTTCGCGACAATGAAGGAGACCTCGAAGAATGG CTTTTCAATATTCTGATGCAGCCTATTACCGGATGA
- a CDS encoding hypothetical protein (antiSMASH:Cluster_1.4), which produces MSGEIKTIARALRSASHNTLPNGDLTFLEIQHRRLIEKVYDGEELKDQRMVAAGLRKGSTAGYALAKDRTFAVYIGDDSIIKASEYDEDSEEWDEAELEGLGDVPVHGEGHVTVAGLPSMNLVLYQAPDGTVKTIKHDKESDMWTEEFDIPGSAAIGTPIAGFSTDEALIVSFFGEDNEIHVHSRDFENGDWTEETINDSSFDDTVDSIIVAKDKDSGNFEAYVLASHTVYNITKSGSRDTVGSFSSDGDFVPSTKAESGGCYGNNWEGVAAAAVRATCAVATVVAADVLAPAVALLVGDVG; this is translated from the exons ATGAGCGGCGAGATCAAAACTATCGCCCGTGCCCTTCGCTCTGCGAGCCACAACACTCTTCCCAACGGCGATCTTACCTTCCTCGAGATCCAACACCGCCGCTTGATTGAGAAGGTCTATGATGGCGAAGAGCTCAAGGACCAGCGGATGGTTGCCGCTGGACTGAGAAAAGGCTCAACTGCGGGCTATGCTCTGGCCAAAGACAGA ACCTTCGCTGTATATATAGGTGACGACAGCATTATCAAGGCCAGTGAGTATGATGAGGATTCTGAGGAGTGGGATGAGGCGGAGCTCGAAGGCCTCGGCGATGTCCCCGTCCATGGTGAGGGTCACGTCACTGTCGCAGGGCTTCCTAGCATGAACTTGGTTCTGTATCAGGCGCCTGATGGTACTGTCAAGACTATCAAGCACGATAAGGAGTCCGATATGTGGACTGAAGAGTTTGACATCCCTGGATCCGCAGCAATTGGAACTCCGATTGCAGGGTTCTCGACCGACGAGGCTCTCATTGTGAGCTTCTTCGGAGAAGACAACGAGATCCACGTTCACAGTCGAGACTTTGAGAACGGTGACTGGACTG AGGAAACCATCAATGATTCCTCCTTTGACGACACTGTCGATagcatcatcgtcgccaaagacaaagacagcgGCAACTTTGAAGCTTACGTCTTGGCCAGCCACACGGtctacaacatcaccaagtccGGGTCTCGCGACACCGTCGGTTCTTTCAGCAGTGATGGCGACTTTGTGCCCTCCACTAAAGCTGAGTCTGGTGGCTGCTACGGCAACAATTGGG AGGGTGTAGCTGCGGCTGCGGTCAGGGCTACATGTGCGGTTGCTACAGTTGTGGCTGCGGATGTCCTCGCCCCCGCCGTTGCCCtccttgttggtgatgtcggTTGA
- a CDS encoding hypothetical protein (antiSMASH:Cluster_1.4), translating into MELAKKGGNGFFVNIPGQDKAIIFTAGHNLMDENGKRTQNLRAWWSDLGEQHKGIEIQESDTRVSKVFSTKPNEESAIDDFGIIMIPKNNNPPPPRTAFGFALRLAEEERLEGICNISSYLTTAKPGEPPTRSTGRFVNPILKQHQLEYLTYTEAGVSGSVVWTGYNGAPVAVAIHNYGPKRKSPKYGSRGSRIDMKMMREIMEWTGVYKRAVAIIAQPFGKKQQASPLPLPLCMAWSEQDKVLRVHVQDDTEPTIEEATFQALPVFSAAMLLGKEPKEEIGFAQIDKRPNAAKDAMRWVSWNFDRNSVSFASALSRARLVKWDVKGPWEGKMAGMTFSWGDGIREVVFRVDDEVVKNWELSLPDTEYTGIAYQDKGDAKFQNCYKRFIMQDV; encoded by the exons ATGGAGCTGGCAA AGAAAGGTGGAAATGGCTTCTTTGTCAATATCCCTGGCCAGGAcaaagccatcatcttcacagcAGGCCACAACCTTATGGATGAAAACGGAAAAAGAACGCAAAACCTTCGAGCCTGGTGGTCTGACCTCGGGGAGCAACACAAAGGGATCGAGATCCAGGAGAGTGATACTCGAGTTAGCAAAGTCTTTTCGACCAAGCCTAACGAAGAGTCTGCCATTGATGACTTTGGTATCATCATGAttcccaagaacaacaaccctCCACCTCCCAGGACAGCATTTGGATTTGCTTTGAGACTTGCCGAGGAAGAAAGGCTGGAAGGTATATGCAACATCTCCAGCTATTTGACCACGGCGAAGCCTGGCGAGCCGCCTACACGCAGTACGGGGCGCTTCGTCAATCCTATACTGAAACAGCATCAGCTCGAGTATCTGACATATACTGAGGCTGGTGTGAGTGGTTCCGTGGTCTGGACTGGGTACAATGGAGCTCCTGTAGCAGTGGCTATACA TAATTACGGTCCGAAGCGAAAGAGTCCCAAGTACGGCAGTCGTGGTTCTCGTATAGACATGAAAATGATGCGGGAGATCATGGAGTGGACCGGCGTCTACAAAAGGGCCGTTGCCATCATAGCCCAACCCTTCGGCAAGAAACAGCAAGCTTCCCCATTGCCATTGCCACTCTGCATGGCCTGGTCCGAACAAGACAAAGTTCTCCGCGTTCATGTACAAGACGACACCGAACCAACCATAGAAGAAGCAACATTCCAAGCCCTCCCGGTGTTTTCCGCTGCAATGCTCCTCGGAAAAGAGCCCAAAGAGGAAATCGGCTTCGCACAGATTGACAAGAGACCCAACGCTGCAAAGGACGCGATGCGCTGGGTGTCGTGGAACTTTGACCGGAATAGCGTTAGTTTTGCTAGTGCCTTGAGTAGAGCGCGGTTGGTCAAGTGGGATGTAAAGGGGCCGTGGGAGGGGAAGATGGCGGGGATGACGTTCAGTTGGGGCGATGGGATTCGAGAGGTTGTGTTtcgggttgatgatgaggttgtgAAGAATTGGGAGCTCAGTCTTCCCGATACTGAGTACACCGGTATTGCGTATCAAGACAAAGGGGATGCGAAGTTCCAG AATTGTTATAAGAGATTTATCATGCAAGATGTTTAG
- a CDS encoding hypothetical protein (EggNog:ENOG41~antiSMASH:Cluster_1.4) yields the protein MAQCYSDELDTESFRLAIISSGIHPDTESQIPSVTLTKHDLHGAANLAYNALSYTWGSPRDSPPLTDKVSNTTILLNGLPFEVQANLYDALAELQVSCSETPIWIDALCINQSNSNERSPQVSVMNQIYGKANRVIVWLGKTFPELEIGLRAVERLGAASVPETLRMIRTQTWDFSSDLSTMPERYGMDPVTEEEAIGLVALYMSNWFTRIWIIQEVSLTSDVVILCNGRFTVFDYVGYTAAFLHYSGFFQSVVDLVPKDRPGIYIRGGINIFHAERIQLLREWCKGKQSAWTGVLAMIDLEAGLAKHHSNPSAMVPLRVLFSTFGMKSTDPRDSIYGWNGILKHMAAQEGVSLPSVFEPDYDMDIKDLLRNVACSIIETTDSLVYLSLVKDPSMRGTPGLPSWVPDYPPVLYNSVHGPNFRSIGTVNSSKHVPHSPNQYPFTITRKVLNVFGFRLGTVQKIGEAFLECLQGRLRMLGDILLSMDETYTYTNQPADEVLWRTLIWDTDFTNRPSKLIRLEDFQRAVAHNYVRALQYVFKEAKSASAGHALVLQAISSMTYLDEIAAKFPNSIFPSTKLIKSLCASLDTIPQDTDGCDTKELQKLMEPLSKHAMPPGNIMASTWIYRRAFLTDTGYLGMGHESTQAGDEVWIISGSPAPLIIRKSGEGNEYCLIGESYVHGAMQGEAVTDEVTWKKIKIV from the coding sequence ATGGCGCAATGTTATTCAGATGAGCTCGATACCGAGTCATTTCGCCTGGCGATTATCTCATCGGGCATTCACCCAGATACAGAGTCTCAAATCCCTAGTGTCACTCTCACGAAACACGACCTCCACGGTGCTGCAAACCTCGCCTACAATGCGCTGTCTTACACCTGGGGCTCACCACGAGACAGCCCCCCACTCACCGATAAGGTCAGCAACACAACAATACTTCTGAATGGGCTACCATTCGAGGTCCAGGCGAACCTTTATGATGCTCTTGCTGAATTGCAGGTCTCATGCTCAGAGACCCCCATCTGGATAGATGCGCTGTGTATCAACCAGTCCAACTCCAACGAGAGATCCCCGCAGGTCTCGGTCATGAATCAGATATACGGAAAAGCAAACCGCGTGATTGTCTGGCTTGGAAAGACCTTTCCCGAGCTAGAGATTGGACTCAGAGCAGTTGAGAGACTTGGTGCTGCGTCGGTTCCCGAGACGCTTCGGATGATTCGAACGCAGACCTGGGATTTCAGCTCTGATTTGTCAACTATGCCGGAGCGCTATGGCATGGATCCTGtgactgaagaagaagcaattgGTTTGGTCGCGCTTTACATGAGTAATTGGTTTACCCGGATCTGGATCATACAGGAAGTTTCCCTCACCAGCGACGTGGTCATTCTGTGTAACGGTAGATTCACGGTCTTTGACTACGTGGGTTACACAGCGGCGTTTCTACACTACAGCGGATTCTTCCAATCTGTAGTGGACCTTGTTCCTAAAGACAGGCCTGGTATTTATATTCGAGGCGGGATCAACATCTTTCATGCAGAGAGAATCCAATTACTTCGTGAGTGGTGCAAAGGCAAGCAGAGTGCGTGGACCGGTGTCCTTGCTATGATTGATCTGGAGGCTGGCCTCGCAAAGCATCATTCAAATCCCTCGGCGATGGTTCCCCTGCGCGTGCTATTCTCAACCTTTGGAATGAAGTCGACAGATCCTCGGGATTCTATCTACGGGTGGAATGGCATCTTGAAGCACATGGCAGCTCAAGAGGGGGTGTCTCTGCCGTCTGTGTTCGAGCCAGATTACGATATGGATATCAAAGACTTGCTGCGAAATGTCGCCTgcagcatcatcgagacGACTGATTCTCTTGTCTATCTGAGCCTCGTCAAGGACCCCAGCATGCGAGGAACTCCAGGCCTTCCATCTTGGGTTCCTGACTATCCACCGGTTCTATACAACAGCGTCCATGGGCCAAACTTTAGATCTATTGGAACTGTCAATTCTTCGAAACATGTTCCCCACTCCCCCAATCAATATCCATTCACCATTACTAGAAAGGTCCTTAACGTCTTTGGCTTTCGTCTCGGCACAGTGCAGAAAATTGGCGAAGCTTTTCTTGAATGCCTTCAAGGCCGTCTTAGGATGCTTGGCGACATTCTTCTTAGTATGGATGAGACCTATACATATACAAACCAACCGGCAGATGAAGTTCTTTGGAGAACTCTGATCTGGGATACCGATTTCACAAATAGGCCATCGAAGCTCATCCGACTGGAGGACTTTCAGAGGGCCGTCGCACATAATTACGTACGTGCGCTACAGTATGTGTTCAAAGAAGCAAAGTCAGCCTCTGCCGGCCATGCTCTGGTCCTCCAAGCAATTAGCAGCATGACTTACCTGGACGAAATAGCTGCCAAATTCCCTAACAGTATATTTCCAAGCACAAAGCTCATCAAATCCCTTTGTGCCAGCTTGGATACTATACCTCAAGACACTGATGGCTGTGATACGAAAGAGTTACAGAAGCTTATGGAACCACTGTCGAAGCATGCCATGCCGCCTGGTAATATCATGGCGTCGACGTGGATTTATCGCAGGGCATTCCTTACTGATACGGGGTATTTAGGCATGGGACATGAATCGACTCAAGCCGGGGATGAGGTTTGGATCATCTCTGGGTCTCCTGCTCCGCTCATTATAAGAAAATCAGGGGAGGGAAATGAGTATTGTCTCATTGGAGAATCATACGTGCACGGCGCTATGCAGGGAGAGGCTGTTACTGATGAAGTTACTTGGAAAAAGATTAAGATAGTCTGA
- a CDS encoding hypothetical protein (antiSMASH:Cluster_1.4): MPSYTGKCVCGNLKYSVSLSSPDDARTSLCHCGSCKRAFGTNFGLTTKVVLDGFTYNQGKPKTFKQENGVVREFCDKCGAFICEYGEQAADKFRYIMWGTFDEPDKFPPKGEFFCKYRESWMPEVPSKSMIPM; encoded by the exons ATGCCCAGCTATACAGGAAAATGCGTTTGTGGCAACCTCAAGTACAGCGTCTCACTAAGCTCACCCGATGACGCACGAACATCACTATGCCACTGTGGAAGTTGCAAAAGAGCATTTGGAACTAACTTCGGTCTTACCACGAAG GTCGTACTTGATGGTTTCACCTACAACCAAGGCAAACCCAAGACTTTCAAGCAGGAGAATGGTGTAGTTCGAGAGTTTTGCGATAAGTGCGGTGCTTTCATCTGCGAATATGGTGAACAAGCTGCGGACAAGTTTCGATACATCATGTGGGGAACTTTTGACGAGCCCGACAAGTTCCCTCCTAAGGGGGAGTTCTTCTGCAAATATAGAGAGAGCTGGATGCCAGAAGTACCAAGCAAGTCGATGATTCCTATGTAG
- a CDS encoding hypothetical protein (EggNog:ENOG41~antiSMASH:Cluster_1.4), giving the protein MSTPDSSKPKPHRVLACVLCQQRKVKCDRTFPCSNCVKHGAQCVPATQPRQRRRRFPERELLDRLRRYEALMKQNNVKFDPLHEDNGTDKSSPNDYHSDRDQGDEDDSQVRSEGVAEVKFFETAFSHAQDQSFNNDEHMLFGSRQTAVELYTLHPEPAQLFRLWQVYLDNVNPLLKVTHTPTLQGRIVEAASNLKEIPSTLEALMFGIYCMAILSLTAEECETMFKQTKDEFSTRFQFGCQQALLNSNFLRTGSRECLTALFLYLVSVRSASHPKSISAMLAVAMRIAQRMGLQSENVNARSSVLEAEMRRRLWWSLVLFDSRVSALGDHKPTSLAPGWDCALPMNVSDSELREETKNPPKVQEQATEAIFAVVRSEIGEYTRNSPFYIAFTNPLMKPLAKKLPESGDVALERMIEEKYLKFCDADNRLHYMTIWTARASIATCRLMNDFLVYLETSATYNQANHEAAVSYAIDWLECDAKLSSSPLTKGFRWFLQLYFPFPAYIRIIQHLKTQPFSSIAERGWKVMKDNYEARHEGADVDRWHPIFKPFANIVLYAWDTVKKAYDQAEREIETPELVDFINRKTADMSFDGNEPPDSQPQGSAGMEMDGVQLQMPFGFGDPGAFFNLGAQPGFDPVSSAPYMAGGAPLTVNMNQLNWSSMNWGMAGMGDNGNW; this is encoded by the exons ATGTCCACCCCAGACtcatccaagcccaagccccaCCGGGTCCTCGCTTGCGTTCTCTGCCAACAGCGCAAAGTGAAATGCGACCGGACGTTTCCCTGCTCAAACTGTGTCAAACATGGCGCTCAGTGCGTTCCAGCTACTCAGCCCCGAcaacgaagacgacgattTCCGGAGCGTGAGTTGCTGGATAGGTTGAGGAGGTATGAGGCGTTGATGAAGCAGAATAACGTCAAGTTTGATCCGCTACATGAAGATAATGGGACTGACAAGAGCTCGCCGAATGATTATCACTCTGACAGGGATCagggtgatgaggatgattccCAGGTTAGATCTGAGGGTGTAGCTGAGGTCAA GTTCTTCGAAACAGCATTCAGTCACGCCCAAGATCAATCCTTCAACAATGATGAACACATGCTTTTCGGCTCCCGCCAAACAGCCGTCGAGCTCTATACTCTCCACCCAGAACCCGCTCAACTCTTTAGGCTTTGGCAGGTATACCTTGACAATGTCAACCCTCTCTTAAAAGTCACGCATACACCGACTCTGCAGGGTCGTATCGTCGAAGCTGCGTCAAATCTCAAAGAAATTCCTTCCACTCTTGAAGCTCTCATGTTTGGTATCTACTGTATGGCTATACTAAGTCTTACTGCCGAGGAGTGTGAGACCATGTTTAAGCAGACTAAGGACGAATTCTCGACGAGATTTCAGTTTGGCTGTCAGCAGGCATTGTTGAACAGTAATTTCCTCCGTACCGGTAGTCGAGAGTGCTTGACTGCATTATTCCTCTATCTC GTGTCTGTCCGCTCAGCTAGCCACCCAAAATCCATCTCAGCCATGCTCGCCGTCGCAATGCGCATCGCTCAACGAATGGGTCTCCAGAGCGAAAACGTCAACGCCAGAAGCAGCGTTCTCGAAGCAGAAATGCGCCGCAGACTCTGGTGGTCCCTTGTACTCTTTGATTCCCGAGTTAGCGCCCTGGGAGATCACAAACCAACGAGCCTAGCCCCAGGGTGGGATTGCGCTTTGCCCATGAACGTCAGCGATTCTGAACTTCGGGAGGAAACGAAGAACCCGCCAAAGGTCCAAGAGCAAGCTACCGAGGCTATTTTCGCTGTTGTGAGAAGTGAGATTGGGGAATATACTAGAAACAGTCCGTTTTATATCGCGTTTACGAATCCGTTGATGAAGCCGTTGGCAAAGAAGCTGCCTGAAAGTGGAGATGTTGCTTTGGAGAGAATGATAGAGGAGAAGTATCTCAAGTTCTGCGATGCTGATAACCGTCTTCACTACATGACCATTTGGACAGCGAGGGCTAGTATCGCAACATGCCGACTCATGAACGACTTCCTTGTCTATCTCGAAACTTCAGCTACATACAACCAAGCGAATCACGAAGCGGCAGTCTCCTACGCCATCGATTGGCTAGAATGCGATGCGAAACTCTCAAGTTCACCTCTAACTAAAGGCTTCCGATGGTTTCTACAGCTTTATTTTCCGTTTCCGGCCTATATACGAATTATCCAGCACTTGAAGACCCAGCCATTTAGCAGCATTGCAGAAAGGGGGTGGAAAGTCATGAAGGATAATTATGAAGCTCGGCATGAAGGAGCAGATGTCGACAGATGGCATCCCATCTTCAAACCGTTTGCGAATATTGTTCTATACGCCTGGGATACGGTCAAGAAAGCTTATGATCAAGCTGAAAGGGAGATTGAAACACCAGAGCTGGTGGACTTTATCAATAGAAAGACAGCGGACATGTCTTTCGATGGAAACGAACCACCTGATTCACAACCCCAGGGGAGTGCTGGGATGGAAATGGACGGTGTTCAGCTTCAGATGCCATTTGGTTTTGGCGACCCGGGTGCATTTTTCAACCTGGGTGCACAGCCTGGCTTTGACCCCGTCAGTTCGGCACCGTATATGGCGGGCGGTGCGCCATTGACGGTGAATATGAACCAGCTTAACTGGAGTTCGATGAACTGGGGGATGGCTGGCATGGGCGACAATGGAAACTGGTAA